Proteins from a single region of Mytilus trossulus isolate FHL-02 chromosome 2, PNRI_Mtr1.1.1.hap1, whole genome shotgun sequence:
- the LOC134707561 gene encoding uncharacterized protein LOC134707561 isoform X1: MHVTSTWLFCLAYLIQHIYSVHCTSTNFTVNVTDTGGYALQVNGVTWLQNAPTFFNENGTKYSTEDGSLNLTTQLTTYHGADTVGDFIGYKFQYTASSGQMMVTIKDYSPQPYVIFEQKYLTKTMKTKNSVCPPPKYPPVPYLGTCFNETISGFPSFLVQQPSKAKLGFLSLGGKMFGDFAKSTGRFSDSDIGVIADGMRSGPLALFDETGNTLLIAPFTKFMTTSLWYESGPSPRLSWGIMGGVHEVPADYTSSTIVITGSGINKAFQTYGTILRKFYSTDVQRNSAIEKDRTIHYLGYWTDNGAFYYYNPEKNKTYEQTMLDVKQYSVEQHIPYKYLQLDSWWYYKSKNFEALKEWTARPEVFPNGLRNLTLATNWPIAAHNRYWSNETVYAKQNGGSYTFVKEYILSLPNDQAFWNDLLSNGTEWGLILYEQDWLNIQTLFTGALQTDLNLGETWLTQMGNAAKTNGLSLQYCMALPRHALQSLTIPQVTQVRVSEDYLLDPLQWKIGISSIFAYALNVRPYKDTFWTSKNENVNLRYKGKTEPSPALQSVVSTLSTGPVGPGDKINIVNKTVLMRCCNDDGLILKPSKPATAIDKQIIKAALLMTDGPQGEVWSTFSTINGLPNTSFGIVLVADLTGSYNLHPSDTGLSFQHARVVSHQSPLKWAHFDANNTLQLSGCTILDFCLYYFSTPILLQSGKIVYILGEQSKWVPVSPQRITKIDVLSDTLHLHINGTSSETITMNFIIDDQLKPVTCTVSKNINLYIDAVKSVCSNTLPTSIAARTSLHTNSFILLTFFITLLF; encoded by the exons ATGCATGTTACTTCTACATGGTTATTTTGTCTAGCATATTTGATTCAGCATATATACTCTGTACATTGCACATCAACAAACT tTACAGTGAATGTGACAGATACTGGTGGGTATGCTTTACAAGTCAATGGCGTAACTTGGTTACAGAATGCTCCAACATTCTTCAATGAGAATGGTACAAAGTATTCAACCGAAGATGGATCATTGAACCTTACAACACAACTTACTACATATCATGGAGCAGACACCGTGGGGGATTTCATCGGATATAAATTCCAGTATACAGCCTCATCAGGCCAAATGATGGTTACAATTAAAGACTATTCTCCTCAACCATATGTCATATTTGAACAG AAATACCTGacgaaaacaatgaaaacaaagaaCAGTGTATGTCCACCTCCAAAATACCCTCCTGTTCCTTACCTTGGAACTTGTTTCAATGAAACTATATCTGGATTTCCATCATTCTTAGTTCAACAACCAAGCAAAGCAAAACTAGGTTTTCTCAGtcttggcgggaaaatgtttgGTGACTTCGCAAAGTCGACAGGACG GTTTAGTGATTCGGATATAGGCGTGATAGCAGATGGCATGCGAAGTGGACCTTTagctttatttgatgaaactggTAACACTTTATTGATAGCACCATTTACGAAATTTATGACTACATCTTTATGGTACGAGTCTGGGCCGAGTCCTCGTCTTAGTTGGGGAATTATGGGAGGGGTACATGAGGTACCCGCGGATTATACTTCAAGCACTATAGTTATCACAGGTTCTGGAATTAACAAA GCATTTCAGACTTACGGTACCATTCTAAGAAAGTTTTACTCAACGGATGTACAAAGAAATTCAGCAATTGAAAAAGACAGAACAATTCATTACTTGGGATACTGGACAGATAACG GTGCTTTTTATTACTACAATCcagagaaaaataaaacatatgaacAGACTATGTTGGATGTGAAACAGTATTCCGTGGAGCAACATATTCCTTATAA GTATCTTCAGCTTGACTCTTGGTGGTATTATAAAAGTAAGAATTTTGAGGCATTAAAGGAATGGACCGCCCGACCAGAAGTTTTTCCGAACGGTTTGAG AAATCTGACTCTAGCGACAAACTGGCCTATCGCCGCCCACAACAGATATTG GTCAAACGAGACAGTGTATGCTAAACAAAATGGAGGTAGTTATACATTTGTTAAAGAATACATACTGTCACTACCTAACGATCAG GCATTCTGGAATGATTTACTATCAAATGGAACTGAATGGGGACTTATACTTTACGAACAG GACTGGCTgaacatacaaacattgtttacTGGTGCGCTGCAGACGGACCTTAATCTTGGAGAAACATGGTTAACACAAATGGGAAACGCAGCAAAAACCAATGGATTATCTCTTCAGTACTGCATGGCATTACCTAGACATGCGCTACAATCTCTAACTATTCCACAAGTTACGCAG GTTAGAGTCAGTGAGGATTATTTACTCGACCCTTTGCAATGGAAGATTGGTATATCATCAATTTTTGCATATGCATTAAATGTTAGACCATATAAAGACACATTTTGGacttctaaaaatgaaaatgtcaatCTGAGATATAAAG GGAAAACCGAACCATCCCCGGCTCTTCAATCTGTGGTCTCTACGTTAAGTACGGGACCAGTTGGACCCggtgataaaataaatatagtgAACAAAACCGTTCTTATGAG GTGTTGCAATGATGATGGCTTGATTTTAAAACCATCAAAACCTGCCACAGCTATTGACAAACAGATAATCAAG GCAGCTTTACTTATGACTGATGGTCCACAAGGCGAGGTATGGTCCACATTTTCTACAATCAATGGACTACCAAATACATCATTTGGAATAGTACTGGTGGCTGATCTGACTGGATCATATAACTTACATCCTTCCGATACAGGATTGTCATTTCAG CATGCACGAGTAGTATCTCATCAAAGTCCACTTAAATGGGCGCATTTCGATGCTAACAATACATTACAACTATCTGGATGCACGATCCTAGACTTTTGCCTGTATTACTTCTCAACACCCATACTATTACA ATCTGgtaaaatagtatatatattaggAGAACAATCTAAATGGGTTCCAGTGTCACCACAAAGAATAACCAAAATAGATGTTTTATCCGATACCTTACATTTGCACATTAATGGGACATCTTCAGAGACTATTACcatgaattttattatagatgaCCAATTAAAACCCGTGACCTGTACAGTTTCCAAAAATATCAACCTTTACATTGACGCAGTGAAATCTGTATGTTCAAACACACTTCCAACTAGTATAGCAGCGAGAACAAGCCTACATACAAATAGTTTTATATTATTGACTTTTTTCAttacattattgttttaa
- the LOC134707561 gene encoding uncharacterized protein LOC134707561 isoform X2, whose protein sequence is MIKDPFTVNVTDTGGYALQVNGVTWLQNAPTFFNENGTKYSTEDGSLNLTTQLTTYHGADTVGDFIGYKFQYTASSGQMMVTIKDYSPQPYVIFEQKYLTKTMKTKNSVCPPPKYPPVPYLGTCFNETISGFPSFLVQQPSKAKLGFLSLGGKMFGDFAKSTGRFSDSDIGVIADGMRSGPLALFDETGNTLLIAPFTKFMTTSLWYESGPSPRLSWGIMGGVHEVPADYTSSTIVITGSGINKAFQTYGTILRKFYSTDVQRNSAIEKDRTIHYLGYWTDNGAFYYYNPEKNKTYEQTMLDVKQYSVEQHIPYKYLQLDSWWYYKSKNFEALKEWTARPEVFPNGLRNLTLATNWPIAAHNRYWSNETVYAKQNGGSYTFVKEYILSLPNDQAFWNDLLSNGTEWGLILYEQDWLNIQTLFTGALQTDLNLGETWLTQMGNAAKTNGLSLQYCMALPRHALQSLTIPQVTQVRVSEDYLLDPLQWKIGISSIFAYALNVRPYKDTFWTSKNENVNLRYKGKTEPSPALQSVVSTLSTGPVGPGDKINIVNKTVLMRCCNDDGLILKPSKPATAIDKQIIKAALLMTDGPQGEVWSTFSTINGLPNTSFGIVLVADLTGSYNLHPSDTGLSFQHARVVSHQSPLKWAHFDANNTLQLSGCTILDFCLYYFSTPILLQSGKIVYILGEQSKWVPVSPQRITKIDVLSDTLHLHINGTSSETITMNFIIDDQLKPVTCTVSKNINLYIDAVKSVCSNTLPTSIAARTSLHTNSFILLTFFITLLF, encoded by the exons ATGATAAAGGACCCTT tTACAGTGAATGTGACAGATACTGGTGGGTATGCTTTACAAGTCAATGGCGTAACTTGGTTACAGAATGCTCCAACATTCTTCAATGAGAATGGTACAAAGTATTCAACCGAAGATGGATCATTGAACCTTACAACACAACTTACTACATATCATGGAGCAGACACCGTGGGGGATTTCATCGGATATAAATTCCAGTATACAGCCTCATCAGGCCAAATGATGGTTACAATTAAAGACTATTCTCCTCAACCATATGTCATATTTGAACAG AAATACCTGacgaaaacaatgaaaacaaagaaCAGTGTATGTCCACCTCCAAAATACCCTCCTGTTCCTTACCTTGGAACTTGTTTCAATGAAACTATATCTGGATTTCCATCATTCTTAGTTCAACAACCAAGCAAAGCAAAACTAGGTTTTCTCAGtcttggcgggaaaatgtttgGTGACTTCGCAAAGTCGACAGGACG GTTTAGTGATTCGGATATAGGCGTGATAGCAGATGGCATGCGAAGTGGACCTTTagctttatttgatgaaactggTAACACTTTATTGATAGCACCATTTACGAAATTTATGACTACATCTTTATGGTACGAGTCTGGGCCGAGTCCTCGTCTTAGTTGGGGAATTATGGGAGGGGTACATGAGGTACCCGCGGATTATACTTCAAGCACTATAGTTATCACAGGTTCTGGAATTAACAAA GCATTTCAGACTTACGGTACCATTCTAAGAAAGTTTTACTCAACGGATGTACAAAGAAATTCAGCAATTGAAAAAGACAGAACAATTCATTACTTGGGATACTGGACAGATAACG GTGCTTTTTATTACTACAATCcagagaaaaataaaacatatgaacAGACTATGTTGGATGTGAAACAGTATTCCGTGGAGCAACATATTCCTTATAA GTATCTTCAGCTTGACTCTTGGTGGTATTATAAAAGTAAGAATTTTGAGGCATTAAAGGAATGGACCGCCCGACCAGAAGTTTTTCCGAACGGTTTGAG AAATCTGACTCTAGCGACAAACTGGCCTATCGCCGCCCACAACAGATATTG GTCAAACGAGACAGTGTATGCTAAACAAAATGGAGGTAGTTATACATTTGTTAAAGAATACATACTGTCACTACCTAACGATCAG GCATTCTGGAATGATTTACTATCAAATGGAACTGAATGGGGACTTATACTTTACGAACAG GACTGGCTgaacatacaaacattgtttacTGGTGCGCTGCAGACGGACCTTAATCTTGGAGAAACATGGTTAACACAAATGGGAAACGCAGCAAAAACCAATGGATTATCTCTTCAGTACTGCATGGCATTACCTAGACATGCGCTACAATCTCTAACTATTCCACAAGTTACGCAG GTTAGAGTCAGTGAGGATTATTTACTCGACCCTTTGCAATGGAAGATTGGTATATCATCAATTTTTGCATATGCATTAAATGTTAGACCATATAAAGACACATTTTGGacttctaaaaatgaaaatgtcaatCTGAGATATAAAG GGAAAACCGAACCATCCCCGGCTCTTCAATCTGTGGTCTCTACGTTAAGTACGGGACCAGTTGGACCCggtgataaaataaatatagtgAACAAAACCGTTCTTATGAG GTGTTGCAATGATGATGGCTTGATTTTAAAACCATCAAAACCTGCCACAGCTATTGACAAACAGATAATCAAG GCAGCTTTACTTATGACTGATGGTCCACAAGGCGAGGTATGGTCCACATTTTCTACAATCAATGGACTACCAAATACATCATTTGGAATAGTACTGGTGGCTGATCTGACTGGATCATATAACTTACATCCTTCCGATACAGGATTGTCATTTCAG CATGCACGAGTAGTATCTCATCAAAGTCCACTTAAATGGGCGCATTTCGATGCTAACAATACATTACAACTATCTGGATGCACGATCCTAGACTTTTGCCTGTATTACTTCTCAACACCCATACTATTACA ATCTGgtaaaatagtatatatattaggAGAACAATCTAAATGGGTTCCAGTGTCACCACAAAGAATAACCAAAATAGATGTTTTATCCGATACCTTACATTTGCACATTAATGGGACATCTTCAGAGACTATTACcatgaattttattatagatgaCCAATTAAAACCCGTGACCTGTACAGTTTCCAAAAATATCAACCTTTACATTGACGCAGTGAAATCTGTATGTTCAAACACACTTCCAACTAGTATAGCAGCGAGAACAAGCCTACATACAAATAGTTTTATATTATTGACTTTTTTCAttacattattgttttaa
- the LOC134705855 gene encoding uncharacterized protein LOC134705855, translated as MRVLFGILVFMVAVLCFLEVAGTTTCPDEHTPCNDGSGECYLTFAKCGHPGWCSHGSIDQTAVCQGPPDEGFMKCKDPRYWFPIEAACNHWRWCRDGADEDPEMCGDYKDFMVVQNVQ; from the exons ATGAGAGTGCTATTTGGAATCTTGGTTTTTATGGTTGCAGTTCTTTGCTTCTTGGAAGTGGCAG GCACGACAACTTGCCCAGATGAACACACGCCTTGTAACGACGGAAGTGGAGAGTGTTACCTTACATTTGCTAAATGTGGACATCCTGGATGGTGTTCACATGGCTCAATAGATCAAACAGCTGTATGTCAAG gtCCACCCGATGAAGGTTTTATGAAATGCAAAGATCCTCGTTACTGGTTTCCGATCGAAGCTGCATGTAACCACTGGCGATGGTGTAGAGACGGAGCCGATGAAGACCCAGAAATGTGCGGAG ATTATAAAGACTTTATGGTTGTTCAAAATGTACAATAA